The genomic interval ACCGATGCCGGCGGCACCGTCTATGACTTTCCGCCGGGCGACTACCGCTTTCCCTTCGTTGCGCCGGGCAGCTACCGCCTGGTCGTCGAGCCGCCTGCGCCCTTCGCCGCGCCTTCACAATCGAGCGCCGCCGATCTGGCCGGTTTGCGCCGCCCCGACGACAGCCAGCCGTTCGAGATCACCGGCGCGAGCTACGGCGGCATCTTCACATTGAGCAGCCCAGCCCCGGTGCGCGTCGACATCCCGGTCGATCGGCCCGGCGTGCCGCTGGTCCTGCGCAAGACGACATCGACGCAGGTCGCAGTGCCCGGCGACATCGTTCAGTATCGGATCGAGGTGGCGAACAGCGACACCCGCCGCGGCACCGGCACCGTGACGGTGCGCGACGTACTGCCCGCCGGGATGCGGCTGCGCGCCGAAAGCGTGCGCATCGACGGCGTCCGCGCCGACGCCGTCGTCCAGGCGAACGGCCGCGAGTTCGCGATCTCCCTGCCCGGTATCGCCCCTTCGGGCGCACATCTGCTCACCTATCTCGCCGAAGTCGTCGTGTCGGCGCGGCCCGGCAACGCGCTCAACCGCGCGAGCGCGACCGACAACCGCGGAACGCCGAGCAATATCGCCGAGGCGACGATCGCGATCAAACGCGACCAGCTCGGCGACCGCATGACGATCATCGGTCGCATCACCGACGGCGGCTGCCGCGTCGATCCCGGCAAGGCCGATGGCATCATGGGTGTCCGCGTGATGCTGCAGGAGGGCAGCTACACCGTCACCGACGAGGACGGCCGCTATCATTTCGAAGGCGTACGGCCGGGCCTGCACGTCGTGCAGATCGACCCGTCGACCCTGCCGCTCGACCGCGAAGCCATCGACTGCGCGCGTTCGGCGCAAAGCGCCGGCAGCGCGATCTCTCGCTTCGTCGAAGGCCGCGGCGGCGCTCTGAAACGCGCCGATTTTCGCGCCGCGCCGAGTGCGCCGCGCGCGGCGCCGAAAACGGCTGCGGTCGAGGCGGCGAAGGTTCTGAGCGACCCGGAGGCCGCCGGCGCGGGCCGCGACTGGCTTGCGGGGCAGGCGCCGGGCATCGGCTGGCTCTTTCCTGAAACCGACCATAATCCGCGCGCGAAGACGATCCGCGCCGCGATCAAGCACGCACCGGGACAAACGGTGTCGCTCCGCGTCAACGGCAAGCCCGTCGACCCGCTGACCTTCGAGGGCGTCGGCAAATCGGCCAACGGCGCCGTCGCGGTCAGCCTGTGGCGCGGGCTCGAGATTCGCGAGGGCGAAAACCGCCTTCTCGCCGAGGTGAAGGGCGCGGGCGGCGCCCTGATCGAGACGCTCGAACGCACGGTTCACTATTCGATCACTCCGATGCGCGCGACGCTGATCCGCGAACGGTCGGTGCTGATCGCCGACGGTATCACGCGCCCGGTGATCGCGGTGCGGCTGACCGACCGCGACGGCCAGCCGGTCCGGGCGGGACTCACCGGCGATTTCAGCGTTCCCGCCCCCTATTATCCGGCGGTCGAGGCCGATGCGCAGCAGGCACGCCAACTCGCAGGGCTGGAGCGTGCGCAACCGGTTTGGAAGGTCGACGGCGACGACGGCATCGCGACGATCGAACTCGAACCGACGACCGCGTCGGGCACGCTCGCGATCGACTTCACTTTCCGCGACGACAAGGTGACGCGCAAGCAGGTGATCGAGACCTGGCTCGATCCTGGCAACCGCCCGTGGACCGTCGTCGGTTTCGCTGCCGGAACGCTCGGCTACAACACGCTCGACGACCGGATGGAGCCGGTGGCGGAGACGACGGGCGAGCTCAACGCCGACGCGCGCCTCGCGCTCTATGCCAAGGGCCGCGTGCTCGGCAAATGGCTGATGACGCTCGCCTACGACAGCGACAAGGACCAGGACGACGCGCGCTTCGGCGGCGTGATCGACCCGCGCGCCTATTATACCATCTATGCCGACCGCAACGAGACGCGCCACGACGCCGCCTCGGTGCGCAAGCTCTATCTGCGCCTCGAACGCCCGCAATTCTACGCGATGTTCGGCGACATCGAGACAGGGATTTCCGAACCCGAGCTCGCCCGCTATCAGCGCGCGCTCAACGGCGGCAAGGCCGAGTATCGCGGACGCAACCTCGCCGCGACCGCTTTCGCCGCCGACACGCCCTATCGCTTCCGCCGCGACGAGATTCAGGGCAACGGCCTCACCGGCCCCTATCAGCTTGGCGCACGCGACATATTGCCGAACAGCGAGCGGATCATCATCGAGACGCGCGACCGGCTGCACAGCGAGCGCATCGTCGCCAGCGTCAGCCTGTCGCGCCACGTCGATTACGACATCGACTATCTGGCGGGCACGATCCGTTTTCGCGAACCCGTGCTCAGCCGCTCGTCGGCGCTCGATCCGCAGTTCATCGTCGCCGAATATGAGGTCGATGGCGTCGGGCAGCGCGTGCTCAATGCGGGCGGGCGCGTCAGCTACCAATCCGATGACGAGACATTGCGCGTCGGCGCGACCTTCATCCACGACGAAGACGGCAACGCCCGGACCAATCTCGGCGGGATCGACGCGCGCTATCGCCCGGCGATCGAAACCGAGCTGCGCGCCGAACTCGCGGTCAGCGACGCCAAGGCCACGAACGGCAATGCCGCCGCCAGCGGCACCGCGAAGGCATGGCTGGTCGAGGCCGAACATCATAGCGGCAACGCCGACCTCCTCGCCTATGTCCGGACGCGCGAGGCGGGCTTCGGCACCGGCCAGCTCAACAGCAGCGAGAATGGCACGCGCAAATTCGGCTTCGACGCCCGCCTGAAAGCCAGCCGCACCCTGTCGGTGACCGGCAGCGCGTGGCAGGAGGATTATCTGGAAACCGGCGCCCGCCGCCGCGCCGCCCGCGCGCTGATCGAATATGACAATGGCACGAGCGCGGCGCGCGCCGGGCTGACTCATGCCGACGACCGGCTGACCGACGGCACGCGCAACCGCTCGAACATCGTCCAGCTCGGCGCGACGCAACGCCTGTTCGCCAATCGCCTCGAACTCGACGCGCAGACCGAATTCGCGCTCGGCGGGAAGGATGCGAGCATCGATTTTCCGTCGCGCCACCGCCTCGGCGCGCGCTTCGCGGTCAGCCGCGACGTCAATCTCGTCGGCAGCTACGAGATCGCCGGCGGCGATACGATCGAGGCGCGGACCGCGCGGCTCGGTTTCGACCTGGCGCCCTGGTCGGGCGCGCGATTGCTCGCGACCGCGAACCGGCAGGAGATCGGCGAATATGGCCCGCGCAGCTTCGCCGCCTATGGCCTGTCGCAGTCGTTGAAGCTCGGGACGCGCTGGTCGGTCGATGTCTCGGTCGACGGCAACCGCACGATCGGCGGCATCCGCGCGCGCGACGTCCTCAACCCCGAACAGCCTGTCGCATCGGGCGGATTCCTCGGCGGCAACAATGTGCTGACCGAGGATTTCGTCGCGATCAGCACCGGCGCCACCTATCGCGCCGACCGCTGGACGCTGACGGGCCGCGCCGAATATCGCAATGGCGAGATCGCCGACCGCACTGGCCTGACGCTCGGCGGGCTGCGTCAACTCGGCGAGGGCCGCGCCCTGGGCGCGCTTTTCACCTATGCCAGGGCGAGCGGCCGCGGCCCCGCGCCGACGACCGAAGTCATCCAGTTCGAGACGAGCTGGGCGCACCGCCCCGCCGCATCGCGCGTGTCGTGGCTGGGCAAGGGCGAGTTCCGCTCGGACAAGGTCCGCGATGCAGTCGCGGGACAGGCCGGGCCGATCGGCGGGGCGGCGCTGACGATCGACGGCGACGCGACGAGCCGCCGTCTGCTGGGTAGCCTGTCGGTGAACTGGACGCCGCTAGGCAGCCGCGGCGCGCGCGGCATGTGGTACGAGCGCGCCGAAATCGGCATCTTTTGGGGCACGCGCTACAATTTCGACCGCTTCGGCGAGGACGATGTCAAAGGTTGGTCGAACCTGATCGGCGCCGACCTCCGCTTTCTCGGCGAGCATGTCGATGTCGGCGCGTCGGGCACGGTGCGCGTCGGCACCGATGCCGACACGGTGAGCTGGGCGGGCGGCCCGACGCTGACGTTTGCGCCGATGAAGAACGCCAACGTCACGTTGGGCTATAATTTCGCGGGCTTCCACGACCGCGATTTCGAAGACGCGCGCTTCGCGCGCTCGGGCGCCTATGTGACCTTCAAGCTGAAGTTCGACCAGACGAGCTTTGCGGGGCTGGGATTATAGTCAGAGACGGGAGCCATAAATAGCCGTCGCCCCCGCGCAGGCGGGGGCCGCAATCGGCCTTGCTCAGCGGCGAAGGCAATAAACTTCCAGCGGCCCCCGCCTTCGCGGGGGCGACGGTTTTCTCAATCCGCGAACAACAGCACGGGCGTTTCGATCAGCTTCTTCAATGCCTGCACATAGCTCGCCGCATCCCAGCCATCGACGACGCGATGGTCGCAGCTGATCGACAGGTTCATCAGCTTCGCGCGGCGGATGTCGTCACCGTCAAAGACCGGCCGCTCAACGATCTTGTTCGGACCGATGATCGCGACCTCGGGCCGGTTGATCACCGGCGTCGTCGCGATGCCGCCGAGCGGGCCGAGCGAGGTAACGGTCAGTGTGCCGCCAGTGAGTTCCTCGACCTTCGCCTTGCCCGTGCGAGCAGCGTCCGCCAGGCGGCTGATCTCGCTCGCGAGCTGCCAGACATTCTTGTCCTGCGCGTCGCGGATCACCGGGACCATCAGCCCCGCGTCGGTCTGCGTCGCCATGCCGAGATGCACCGCGCCGTGGCGCGTCACCACGCCGGCCTCGTCGTCGTAGCGCGCGTTGATCATCGGGAACTCAGGGATCGTCCGGCAGATCGCGACGATCAGGAAGGGCAGCATCGTCAGCTTCGGGCGATTGCCGCGATTTTCGTTGAGGCCGGCGCGCATTTCCTCGAGCGCGGTGACGTCCATTTCCTCGACATAGGTGAAGTGCGGGATCGCGCGCTTCGACGCCGCCATATTCTCTGCGATCTTCCGGCGCATGCCGATGACCTTGACCGGCTCGTCGGCACGGGCACGCGACGCGCCGGGCGCGTGATAACCCTGCCCGCCGCTGTAGCGGAGGAAGGCGTCGAGGTCGGCGTGACGGACGCGGTCGCCGTCGGCATGGACCTGCGACAGATCGACGCCGAGATCCTTGGCGCGCGCACGGACGGCGGGGGAAGCGAGCACGGCCTTAGCCCCCCTCCCGCTTGCGGGAGGGGCCGGGGGAGGGCTTGTTTCGTTTATAACCGGGCGGACGCGGTCGCCGTCGGCATGGACCTGCGACAGATCGACGCCGAGATCCTTGGCGCGCGCACGGACGGCGGGGGAAGCGAGCACGGCCTTAGCGCCGGGGCGGGGGGAGGGCTTGTTTCGTTTATAACCGGCGTCGGGGCGGGTTCGACAGGCCCTCCCCCAGCCCCTCCCGCAAGCGGGAGGGGAGCTTCTTCGGCCACCGAAACCTCTTCGGGCCCCGGCGTTTCCGCGACAACTGCCTCCTCGACCGCCTCTTCAGCCGGCGCTTCCGCAGCTTCCCCATCGGTCTCGATCACCGCGAGCGTCGAGCCGATCGCCACCATGTCGCCGACCTCGCCCGCCAGTTCGACGACGACGCCCGAAACCGGCGATTCCATTTCGACCGTCGCCTTGTCGGTCATCATGTCGGCGAGCTGCGCGTCTTCCTCGACGCGTTCGCCTACACGCACGTGCCAGGCGACGATCTCGGCCTCGGCGATGCCTTCGCCGATGTCGGGCAGACGGAATGAATAGCGGGCCATGGCGTCAGTCCTTCAATATCTTGGTCAGCGCGGTCGCGATGCGCACCGGGCCGGGGAAATAGGCCCATTCGAGGCTATGCGGATAAGGCGTGTCGAAACCGGTCACGCGCTCGACCGGCGCCTCGAGATGATAAAAGCAGCGTTCCTGCACCAGCGCCGCGAGTTCGGCGCCGAAACCCGAGGTGCGCGTCGCTTCGTGAATGATCAGGCAGCGCCCGGTCTTCTTCACCGACGCTTCGATCGCCTCGATGTCGAGCGGCAGCAGCGTGCGCAGGTCGAGGATTTCGGCATCGATGCCCATTTCCTCGACGATCGTTTTGGTCACATGAACCATCGTGCCATAGGCGAGGATCGTCAGCGCCTCGCCCGCGCGCACGGTCGCCGCCTTGCCGAGATCGATACGGTAATAGCCCTGCGGAACCGCGCTCGCCTCATGCTTCGACCAGGGTTCGACCGGACGGTCGTAATAGCCGCTGAACGGGCCGTTGTAGATGCGCTTGGGTTCGAGGAAGACGACGGGGTCATTGTCCTCGATCGCCGCGATCAGCAGCCCCTTGGCGTCATAGGGGTTCGACGGGATCACCGTCTTCACGCCGCAGATATGCGTCATGATGCTTTCGGGCGACTGGCTGTGCGTCTGGCCGCCGAAGATGCCTCCCCCAAACGGAGTACGCACCGTCATCGGACAGATATAATCGTTCGCCGAACGATAGCGCAGCCGCGCCGCCTCGCTGACGAGCTGGTCGAGCCCTGGGTAGATATAGTCGGCGAACTGGATTTCGGGCACCGGGCGCAGGCCATAGGCGCCCATCCCCACCGCGACGCCGATGATGCCGCATTCGTTGATCGGCGTGTCGAACACCCGCGTCTTGCCATGCTTTTTCTGCAAGCCCGCGGTCGCGCGAAAGACGCCGCCGAAATAGCCGACGTCCTCGCCCATCACGACGGTCGCGGGATCGCGCTCGAGCATGACGTCCATGGCGCTGTTGATCGCCTCGATCATGTTCATCGTTTTGATGTCGCCGCTCATCATTCGGGTTTCCAGTTGGGGCCGAACTTGGCCTCTTGCTCGGCGAGCATCTGCGCGCACTGCTCCCTGAGGTGCCAGGGCATCTCCTCGAACACGTCCTCGAACATCGTCTCGAACGGCTGGTGCATGCCGTGGCCGAGAATACCAAGCTTTTCCGACTGCTTCTGGGTCGTCTTGACCAGCTCGTCGAGTTCCTTCGCCTGCGCCTCGTGACGCTCGCCAT from uncultured Sphingopyxis sp. carries:
- a CDS encoding alpha-ketoacid dehydrogenase subunit beta; translation: MMSGDIKTMNMIEAINSAMDVMLERDPATVVMGEDVGYFGGVFRATAGLQKKHGKTRVFDTPINECGIIGVAVGMGAYGLRPVPEIQFADYIYPGLDQLVSEAARLRYRSANDYICPMTVRTPFGGGIFGGQTHSQSPESIMTHICGVKTVIPSNPYDAKGLLIAAIEDNDPVVFLEPKRIYNGPFSGYYDRPVEPWSKHEASAVPQGYYRIDLGKAATVRAGEALTILAYGTMVHVTKTIVEEMGIDAEILDLRTLLPLDIEAIEASVKKTGRCLIIHEATRTSGFGAELAALVQERCFYHLEAPVERVTGFDTPYPHSLEWAYFPGPVRIATALTKILKD